The following are from one region of the Cyanobium gracile PCC 6307 genome:
- a CDS encoding HAD family hydrolase, whose protein sequence is MVHLSLRGTPLPCGGSPLEAVLFDKDGTMSHSEPMLVALAQARVFHCLALAGLAEDDQERHRDLGALLHRAYGLSAEGIHPAGTMAVGSRDQNLVATGTALAQVGFGWPEALAMAEAVFARTDALHGQGSEQRPAPTPGLRPLLEALRQAGVRCAVISNDHVEGIEAFLAAHDLAAYVQAIWSAEHQPRKPDPAAIHGLCEELGVAAQSCALVGDANSDLRMARAAGVPVVLGYRAGWRRPVELDGSFLQLDHWRELAVVPGSAPIPPNGSTATGMVAPQS, encoded by the coding sequence ATGGTTCACCTTTCCCTGCGGGGCACCCCGCTGCCCTGCGGGGGCAGCCCCCTGGAGGCGGTGCTGTTCGACAAGGACGGCACCATGAGCCACAGCGAGCCGATGCTCGTGGCCCTGGCCCAGGCCAGGGTCTTTCACTGTCTGGCTCTGGCCGGTCTGGCCGAGGACGACCAGGAGCGGCACCGCGACCTGGGCGCCCTCCTGCATCGCGCCTACGGCCTGTCCGCCGAAGGCATCCACCCGGCCGGCACGATGGCGGTCGGGAGCCGCGACCAGAACCTGGTGGCCACCGGCACCGCCCTGGCCCAGGTGGGCTTCGGCTGGCCCGAAGCCCTGGCCATGGCCGAGGCGGTGTTCGCCCGCACCGATGCCCTCCACGGCCAGGGGAGTGAACAGCGGCCAGCCCCCACCCCCGGCCTGCGGCCCCTGCTGGAGGCCCTGCGCCAGGCGGGAGTGCGTTGCGCCGTGATCAGCAACGACCATGTGGAAGGCATCGAGGCGTTCCTGGCCGCCCACGACCTGGCCGCCTACGTGCAGGCCATCTGGAGCGCCGAGCATCAGCCCCGTAAACCCGACCCCGCCGCCATCCACGGCCTTTGCGAGGAACTGGGCGTAGCGGCGCAGAGCTGCGCCCTGGTCGGCGACGCCAACAGCGACCTGCGCATGGCGCGGGCCGCCGGGGTGCCGGTGGTGCTGGGCTATCGGGCGGGCTGGCGGCGGCCGGTGGAACTGGACGGGTCCTTCCTGCAGCTGGACCACTGGCGGGAGCTCGCTGTGGTGCCGGGGAGCGCCCCCATACCCCCCAATGGTTCAACCGCCACTGGGATGGTCGCCCCTCAGTCATAA